The DNA region CATGATTTTAACCCACTGAAATTACACATACTTGTGCACTTCATAAATAAACTCAATTTAGAGAAGCTTTCTCCAATACTCTAGTCTAGGCAAAGAAAATGCAGTGCGATGATATAACTTTACCTGGCAGCATCTACCAAAGCTGTTCTAACAACTTTAAGAGGATCTATTATTCCAGCCTTTACCATATCAACATAGACACCTGCTTTAGCAGAATAAGCAACCAACTAAGCATAAAAAgataagttgaaaaaaaaaacaatcataatGGATTTCAAACCAACAGGAAGCCCGCTCCATTATCAAGGACAGAAGTCAATGAACAAAATAATACTAACAGGtggaaaataataatcataatggatttcaatgtaattttattatatatgcaaaCTGGCTACAAACCTTTAGCAGCATCAAAACCTAAATTATGATCATCTTGTTCCAACAATTTGCTGTggaccaaagcaccatcaaaacCAGCATTTGAAGCTATTGTAGAGGTAGGCGCCTGGGATAAATAACATGCATTGTaaggaaagatgaaaaattaccAAGCAAGTAAGAATATCATAATAGAGAAGAGAAAGCGTTGCTTTATGCTACAAAGTAATGTAGGTGCCGCAAATGGTACTACCTTGAGTGCATTCTGAATAATTTGTACTCCTCTCTTCTCATCTTCATTTTGAGTTTGAAGGTTATCCAAGACTTTGGTAGCATATAGGAGAGCAACTCCACCACCTGGTTCAAACAATTACATATTAACTTTAATCGACGAACTTGAGTGTTCTAAGAATACAAAGTGAAATCCCTTGCCTCTTCTATATACTTATTATCCCAtcagaaagaaggaaaaatgaatTACCTGGAACAATTCCCTCTTCCACAGCAGCTCTAGTGGCATTTAAAGCATCTGTTACTCTATCTTTCCTTTCCCCAACTTCGGCCTCACTAGCCCCCCCAACCTGAATATTTGGTTGCATCTTCCATGTGAGATGATGACTATAAATTAATCATTATAGACTAGTATTCTTAAGGATGAGTGACAAACTTTGAAAACAGCTACACCACCAGATAGTTTTGATAGGCGttcctgtgctttttctttatcaaatgtGGCAGAACTCTCTTCCATAGCTGTCCTCAGCTACAAAAGATATATGATTATTAAACATCACAAGTTTATTCTAATTGAACAACTTTTGACTATAAGCCACATGAAGGCAATCTAAATTGAGTAATGACAATTGGAAAACATTGTCATGACATGTCAACTTTTGTAAACTGAAATGTCATTATGTATAAGTCTCTACACAACAGACATCACTTGATCTACATAGCTGCAAAATTAGAAACAGTGCACTACGCATGAAACACTAAATGGCATGAACCCACTATAAGAAAATAACTACAACATAAAAGCACTATTAATGAAGGGCGAGCAACCCAACAATTATTGTCATGTAGTGTTGTATGTATGTGGAAATAGGATAAAGATAGCAAAGAAAAAGTGCTCCAAATGCATGTTTAGAATAAGGCCTAAGTTAAGAACCTAGTAATTATGTTCattaaaatcaattagaaaAGCAGAAAATAGATACATACAAAAATTATTCATCTGAATGAttagaatatttaaaaaataaataacgtaCAGGTAAAAATCTaatacttcaaaaataaaatcaataaataaaaaagatacctGCTCACATCTCTCTTCAATGACCTTCTTATCCCCACCACCATGTAGAATAATAGTGTCATCAATGGTGATAGTAACCTGTTGcacattataatatattatatattatgacaGCTTGTAGAACCAACTATTACTTATGTTGGTACTTGGTTCAAGCCACATACCTTTTTTGCAGTGCCAAGCATTTCTGGTTGGACTTTATCAAGAGACAAACCACGCTCATCAGTGATGACctgttttcaaattcatcataatctttttcATAACATACAACAAGCTGTAGTTCCAAGACCTTGAATAGAAGGAGTTGTTATTAAaatcttgaaaagaaaaaagagtgcACCCTTAATGGGTATTCGACAAATAAAATGTGGATAGAAAATCACCTCTCCTCCAGTAAGAATTGCAAGATCGTCTAGACTTGCTCTTCTATTATCCCCAAAACCAGGAGCTTTTACAGCACAAACCTAAAGTACAAGAAAGTTGAAATCAAATAAAGTAAAACAAgtatttatacaaaataaaactcCAAGTAGCTGTAGCCTGCCATATTAAGGTCAAGCACAGAAGACATTTTACAAATCCATAAATAATACTTACCTTAAACTAACATGCAAACAAGAAAAAGCAAGCATGCACCAGATACACACTCTTTAAAACTACTAGGGAAACTTCATTTGTGGTAACCAAAATTCTTATACAGATGTTAAAGTTTACTGTACATTTCTGTAAACAGGTAGGAGTGAAGGACTTGAGAATCAAATAAGAGTCCACTCAATTATGTGTgcgtttataaaaaataaaaataaagaaattcttgtcatttctaaacgttttgaagCATGACTTTTCTCACTTCCAAGTAAATGAAATCTTTAATGTGGTTGGAATTTGGAACATTTTTCAAGGGTTTTGGATGTAAAGAAAGAAGATAATGGCAGTAAACAGACAATGCACAATTCAAATGACCTTTATGTAGTCACTTGCAGAAGGGTGGGTATtgtctttattttgtttgaattggactcatcattaatttattgtttatcaATCTACTGAACACTTATCATCATGTAAAACTACAACCCGACATAAAATGAAgggaaacaaaaaagagaaagataaagagACACTAGAACAAGACAAGAAAGCATATGCAAGTCGTAGGCAGCATAAAGATCACACACTATTAGACAATGATAATTGCTAAATAATAGTAAATTAATAGTGGAAAATCGGTCTGAAATTAacttagaattaattatttaacagttatttatgctttaatttggaaagatttaattaatttcgaaTTTTGATTGCAGATGTGAAAAAGGGAGATACAACAAGCAAAAAGgagcaaaaataaaggaaaaaagaagaaaatcagaaGAAGCCCAGCCCAGCaaggcgctaagcgcgagacaCGCCCAGCGCGCAAGAAGGCaaggcgctaagcgcacgacACGCGCTGAGCGCGCGGTGGCGCTGAGCGCGAGGCTTCGTGCTCAGCGAGActacgaaggcccaaagcccaATTTTGCACCTATAAATAGGTCAGCCTAGGAAAACGAACACACTTCCTCAAAGCTCAGTTCTCAGACTTCTGGCACTCAgttctcttcttttccttcccttttcttatattcttattacctttctttcaccccttctcattgtaaagccctcatgaccatgagtggctaatcccctagctaggacctgacaggcctaaaaagtcaatgatgtatggagcatttcaagagttatcaataaaaagaggaTTTCCTTCCAGGTTCTTTTATTTACCGTTCTTTCTTATTTATCATGTATTTCGGACCTTATTTTCTGTTAGGGtttagtccactcgggagagggtaaagcctaattaggggtaAGGAATGAATACTTGAATCCGTTTTAAGGGTTAGTTCACTCGGGAGAAggtaacgcttaatagaacaataaaaagaagaaattatcgGGTTATCATTTAGAGGGCTTTCCTTCCAGGTTCTTTTAtctgtttttcttatttattctgTATCTCAGTCTTTATTTTCTGTTAGTCtttagtccactcgggagagggtaaaacctaattaggggtaaggaatgaatacgtgaatctgttttaagggttagtccactcgggagagggtaacgcttaatagaataataaaagaaagaaatcataGGTTAGCATTAACCAAATGCCCATGCTTTaacaaacatctagaatttaaTCTTAATGCATCTTAGTTATTGAGTCTTCGCAAAGGGCATTTGGAAGATAGGTAATTAAGGTAGGCTTGTCATCACGAGGGATCAGGGGTAAATAGATGGATAGATGTGGGGCAAAATTAGTTCACTGGtgttgataacagacaaatcctgaatccatatatctaggctgATTAGACTTGTTAGGtcttaacaattttattatatagattttattccCTATTTTATTGCttgaagtttcttattttattgttgGGTTTTCTTAGAAGTAGCTATTCCTTATTTCATTGTTGGGTTTTCTTAGGAGTAGTTATCCCCTATTTTATTTAGGAGTAGGTATTTAGgctttattctttatttattgctTGAGTTTCTCTTAGATTTAAATTGCCCTTTAATTTTATACactaaatttacaatttgcaAACTGAAAACTACTTCACATAAGTGCAACAAAATCCCTGTGGTACGACACTCGACTTACTGAGAAATTATTACTACGagcgatttggtacacttgccaaagagGTAACAAACAAGAATCCAGCATTCAAGTTCATTGAAACATAAGGTAGCAGGAAATATAACTAAGGAAAAAAGGCGTGTGATTGATCACCTTAAGCCCCGCGTGATGCTTGTTGAGTATGAGCATAGCCAACGCATCACTCTCAACATCTTCAGCAACAACTAAGAGTGATCTTTTTTTCTGATTAACATTAAAATAGTAAAGTAAATAATGAGAATGTTGAAATTGCAAATGAAAATGAGCACATTGAATCAGGATTAGCTTATCCACCGTTACTGCCAGCTCCAGTATTTTCAGCAATGAATTCATGTCAGAAATTTTCTTGTCATGGATGAGAATAAAGGGGTTCTCCAATTCctgacaaaattaaaattacccTTATTAATATCACATACATCTGAACCCAAAGAAAATTAACCAAATTGAATGAAGCTTTTTATTTGCATGAAGTGCATCATGTTGAAATAAACCAAGAtacttttgtcaaattgaaTCTATAGCTTAGCATGTAGCCAtcgataataaatataaaaaaaatttcatattaaaatatgaaaataggcTTTGGAGAAGTGAGCTGGAACCCTATTTCCTTACCAATGACTACATGATAGtaagataaaaaacaataagACTACTTTTACCGAGCAAAGGCATGAACTTCACAGTAGACAAAGGAGACTTTCTAATACATACTAATACTTATACTAATA from Glycine soja cultivar W05 chromosome 8, ASM419377v2, whole genome shotgun sequence includes:
- the LOC114423485 gene encoding chaperonin CPN60-like 2, mitochondrial isoform X1, with the translated sequence MLGRILSSRWPRLPTLLPPAGDGTTCATVLTQAILTEGCKSIAAGINVMDLRNGINKAVDAVITEFKSRTLMISTPEEITQVGTISANGERDIGELMARAMEKVGKEGVITVVDGNTLDNELEVVEGMKLTRGYISPYFITDQKTRKCELENPFILIHDKKISDMNSLLKILELAVTKKRSLLVVAEDVESDALAMLILNKHHAGLKVCAVKAPGFGDNRRASLDDLAILTGGEVITDERGLSLDKVQPEMLGTAKKVTITIDDTIILHGGGDKKVIEERCEQLRTAMEESSATFDKEKAQERLSKLSGGVAVFKVGGASEAEVGERKDRVTDALNATRAAVEEGIVPGGGVALLYATKVLDNLQTQNEDEKRGVQIIQNALKAPTSTIASNAGFDGALVHSKLLEQDDHNLGFDAAKGVYVDMVKAGIIDPLKVVRTALVDAASVSLLLTTTEAAVLDNPHDKNKSPSRVPDMDDLDL
- the LOC114423485 gene encoding chaperonin CPN60-like 2, mitochondrial isoform X2, whose amino-acid sequence is MYRLARRVASSIASPSAKNLVYGGVLSSRNFVSKDINFGVGARAAILQGVTEVADAVKVTMGPKGHNVIIERSRGNPRITKDGVTVARSIKFKDKSKNVGADLVKQVAKATNTAAASGTTCATVLTQAILTEGCKSIAAGINVMDLRNGINKAVDAVITEFKSRTLMISTPEEITQVGTISANGERDIGELMARAMEKVGKEGVITVVDGNTLDNELEVVEGMKLTRGYISPYFITDQKTRKCELENPFILIHDKKISDMNSLLKILELAVTKKRSLLVVAEDVESDALAMLILNKHHAGLKVCAVKAPGFGDNRRASLDDLAILTGGEVITDERGLSLDKVQPEMLGTAKKVTITIDDTIILHGGGDKKVIEERCEQLRTAMEESSATFDKEKAQERLSKLSGGVAVFKVGGASEAEVGERKDRVTDALNATRAAVEEGIVPGGGVALLYATKVLDNLQTQNEDEKRGVQIIQNALKAPTSTIASNAGFDGALVHSKLLEQDDHNLGFDAAKGVYVDMVKAGIIDPLKVVRTALVDAASVSLLLTTTEAAVLDNPHDKNKSPSRVPDMDDLDL